A part of Apostichopus japonicus isolate 1M-3 chromosome 10, ASM3797524v1, whole genome shotgun sequence genomic DNA contains:
- the LOC139975114 gene encoding uncharacterized protein, with the protein MNAITLYTSTCRYILQADHENPESWAELYRLLPYLRQALACCVCANLLSEPWGPTNSICQHQVCRTCIGGKMRLKPSCSWCKDYSQFTESKELRIVLACYKKLCEYVSATPIAQNIESSADNGGPNTTIEILREGIAITDSYEGSDLSKESSALQFLLPTLYTHFNRKDGRPKDSGETTTNANGMAERANPEVGIFPSSSFQFVQGPSHSNLPLTNGSCYIKKRRASEAGSSDAALTFRGSRNKMKRKRRSMKHKKKKHKSSRRHREEKRKKSKRSREGNADGSKKDKQSDVKRLVVSGHRAKMLKEGKAVPELTFCRCGTNGTSPGTFPCISQRCPCFVLEKSCANCKCRSCHNPISKQEPSANGTEETKVQNDAEKVEEVKHRDTNASDSDSFVDVTGTTNS; encoded by the coding sequence ATGAACGCGATAACTCTTTACACATCAACTTGTCGTTATATATTACAGGCAGACCATGAAAACCCGGAAAGTTGGGCGGAATTGTACCGATTGCTGCCATATTTGCGACAGGCATTGGCGTGTTGTGTGTGTGCTAACCTGTTGTCAGAACCATGGGGACCTACGAACTCGATTTGTCAGCATCAAGTCTGTAGAACATGTATTGGAGGGAAAATGCGTCTTAAACCGTCGTGCAGTTGGTGTAAAGATTATAGCCAATTTACCGAGAGTAAGGAGTTACGAATTGTTCTTGCATGTTATAAAAAGTTGTGTGAATATGTGTCCGCCACGCCCATTGCTCAAAATATTGAGAGTAGTGCAGATAACGGGGGGCCAAATACTACGATAGAGATTTTACGAGAAGGTATCGCAATTACAGATAGTTATGAGGGAAGCGATTTATCCAAGGAATCAAGTGCTTTGCAGTTTCTGCTACCGACACTTTACACACATTTTAATCGGAAAGATGGCAGGCCCAAGGATTCCGGGGAGACGACCACTAATGCCAATGGTATGGCTGAAAGGGCCAACCCGGAAGTAGGGATTTTCCCATCTTCGTCTTTTCAATTTGTCCAGGGACCAAGCCATTCCAATTTACCATTAACGAACGGTTCATGTTACATAAAAAAGCGTAGAGCTAGTGAAGCGGGCAGCTCGGACGCAGCCCTCACCTTCAGAGGGTCTAGAAACAAAATGAAGCGAAAACGCAGATCtatgaaacataaaaagaagaagCACAAGAGCTCCCGTAGACATcgtgaagagaaaagaaaaaagtcgAAACGATCGCGAGAGGGAAATGCGGACGGCAGTAAGAAAGACAAACAGTCTGATGTCAAACGGTTAGTTGTATCAGGGCATAGAGCAAAGATGTTAAAGGAGGGGAAAGCTGTTCCTGAACTAACGTTCTGTAGGTGTGGAACAAATGGTACTTCTCCTGGTACATTCCCATGTATAAGTCAAAGATGTCCTTGTTTTGTGTTAGAGAAATCCTGTGCAAATTGCAAGTGTAGAAGCTGCCATAACCCAATCTCTAAACAAGAGCCATCAGCCAATGGTACCGAGGAAACAAAAGTACAGAACGATGCAGAGAAAGTCGAAGAAGTGAAACACAGAGACACGAATGCCAGCGACAGCGATTCGTTTGTAGATGTAACAGGGACAACCAACAGCTGA